The following are encoded together in the Diachasmimorpha longicaudata isolate KC_UGA_2023 chromosome 3, iyDiaLong2, whole genome shotgun sequence genome:
- the LOC135160958 gene encoding PDZ domain-containing protein 8 isoform X1 — MDLFLMLILAVITFICGIICTLVVEFYILKIYVESAPPAKPPGKPPPHGKAELPDELVKDINKERQHSSRQNLQGNENLAINLTLQFLFNELRNAERVRLWMYRKLNNEFKELLTQTTTGRLFDSVQLRDLDLGTQFPMIKGLEVADSVINRDTGLLETLDLSLDLHYSGNFQLSIDVKMLLGKTAYLSLQVKRVSGRARLQFTRIPYTHWSLSFYSDPILELEVQSQFQGRQLQPQIVSLITGQIRRAIRRKHTLPRYKMRYKPFFRRLNDEDIDLSEVVTAQLTPGLLEVALIEVGRLHLPPSVFPAEELSQVDIYCTISVDSTPWVYLTQYGGIPYMVLDLIISKPSSHQLGVVFKQEVIPEIGQNCVVVETIVSGSPAAIAEMKKSDILVSVDGKKISNMTQVGKLVKSAAQRRFIIRVERRYVKCEGEKAHAKPEIEKILTNADKKVRNELNVESQVKFSDLRDSGDFDSSEKSDGGIKLFRRRKSSFQVCDEFVHIPDTPSRRISTASSHSTSSNPVISGDDFMAPCLSDLYSTTTEKNYASLINFEETRNFQIDNELQYLNIGVWAKCRGREVPPKIIGYINTPIKLILAQCSTNTTGHYLKCQALLPPDTASSFNSKLQGYSGFDPTLCYGDILLSYDWVSSEPQRRTTSADVKKETGTPKHVPHISEIVDKKPHDFIRTHFHRATHCDFCSKKIWLKDAVQCRDCGMVCHKKCEARCQASGNCGAEGLATMAFEVEEAETAVSIASDMGPEISLTSCEENVQGMMAVKASIANTLLGLKKAGSTSCLAPPTSGGGGGSRSLPPSPCSSRKNSLIGGLGISSELFEGAEPSVAAPLISGELDDGLMSRAKETGKFLFKDLHAEERIEKINSMMGKLKAALDVETTSRVELSQSTDIDSVKLITQSDLRVQGLSVLLLHYCAGLQHAQELLNRPEVKSESQKTKRE, encoded by the exons ATGGACTTATTTCTGATGCTCATTCTGGCTGTGATTACATTTATTTGCGGTATAATATGTACTCTGGTCGTGGAATTTTATATACTGAAGATTTATGTCGAGTCAGCACCACCAGCAAAACCACCAGGCAAACCACCGCCGCATGGAAAAGCCGAATTACCTGATGAATTGGTGAAGGATATCAATAAGGAGAGACAGCATTCCAGCAGACAAAATTTAcagggaaatgaaaatttagctATTAATCTGACACTTCAGTTTCTGTTCAATGAGCTGAGGAATGCTGAACGAGTGAGATTGTGGATGTACAGGAAGttgaataatgaatttaaGGAGTTACTTACGCAAACTACTACTGGTCGTCTGTTTGATAGTGTTCAG TTACGTGATTTAGACCTTGGTACGCAGTTTCCTATGATCAAGGGTCTCGAAGTGGCCGATTCAGTAATCAATCGAGACACTGGATTGCTTGAGACTCTCGATCTCTCGTTGGATCTCCATTACTCCGGTAATTTCCAACTGTCTATAGATGTGAAAATGTTACTTGGAAAGACTGCCTACTTATCACTTCAGG TTAAGAGAGTTAGTGGGAGAGCTAGACTTCAGTTTACCAGAATTCCGTATACTCACTGGTCGCTGAGCTTCTACTCCGATCCAATACTCGAACTGGAAGTTCAATCTCAGTTTCAAGGACGTCAATTGCAGCCCCAGATAGTATCTCTCATTACGGGTCAAATTAGACGGGCAATTAGGAGGAAACACACACTACCAAGATACAAAATGCGGTACAAACCATTCTTCCGACGATTGAATGATGAGGACATTGATCTATCGGAG GTTGTCACAGCCCAACTGACACCTGGTCTTCTGGAGGTCGCCTTGATCGAGGTAGGCAGACTCCATCTTCCCCCGAGTGTGTTCCCAGCCGAAGAACTATCGCAAGTCGATATCTACTGCACCATCAGCGTCGACTCCACCCCCTGGGTGTACCTGACCCAGTACGGAGGGATTCCCTACATGGTCCTAGACCTCATAATCAGCAAGCCGAGTTCCCATCAGCTCGGTGTCGTTTTCAAACAAGAAGTCATTCCCGAAATCGGTCAAAATTGCGTCGTAGTCGAGACTATAGTCTCAGGAAGTCCAGCAGCAATTGCAGAGATGAAAAAGTCCGATATTCTGGTCTCCGTTGatggtaaaaaaatttccaacatgACACAGGTGGGAAAATTGGTGAAGAGTGCAGCCCAACGGAGGTTTATCATCAGAGTTGAGCGAAGATACGTGAAATGTGAAGGTGAAAAAGCTCATGCAAAACCAGAAATCGAGAAAATCTTGACGAATGCTGATAAAAAAGTGAGAAATGAATTGAATGTTGAGAGTCAAGTGAAATTCTCCGATCTGAGGGACTCGGGGGATTTCGATAGTTCAGAAAAATCAGACGGTGGAATTAAATTGTTCAGACGACGTAAGAGCAGTTTTCAAGTCTGCGATGAGTTTGTTCACATTCCTGACACTCCGTCCAGAAGAATATCAACGGCTTCGAGTCACTCCACGTCTAGCAATCCTGTCATCAGTGGTGATGATTTTATGGCTCCTTGTTTGAGTGATTTGTACTCGACAACTACCGAAAAGAATTATGCGTCGCttattaattttgaagagacgagaaattttcaaattgataACGAACTGCAGTACTTAAATATTGGGGTCTGGGCCAAGTGTAGGGGCAGGGAGGTGCCTCCGAAGATTATTGGGTACATCAATACTCCTATTAAGCTGATTCTTGCTCAGTGCTCTACCAACACCACTGGGCATTACTTGAAGTGTCAGGCTCTTCTGCCGCCAGACACCG CATCGAGTTTCAACTCAAAACTACAGGGATATTCGGGTTTCGATCCTACCCTCTGCTATGGGGACATCCTTCTATCTTACGACTGGGTCTCCAGCGAACCGCAGAGAAGGACCACAAGTGCTGACGTCAAGAAAGAAACTGGAACACCGAAGCATGTGCCGCATATTAGTGAAATCGTGGATAAAAAACCTCATGATTTCATTCGGACGCATTTTCATCGAGCAACTCATTGCGACTTTTGTTCGAAAAAG ATTTGGCTGAAAGACGCGGTACAATGTCGTGACTGTGGAATGGTGTGTCATAAAAAGTGTGAAGCACGTTGCCAAGCGTCTGGCAATTGTGGTGCAGAAGGCTTGGCGACAATGGCCTTTGAGGTAGAGGAAGCTGAAACAGCAGTTAGCATTGCTAGTGATATGGGACCGGAGATATCACTGACCAGTTGTGAAGAAAACGTTCAG GGAATGATGGCAGTCAAGGCCAGTATAGCAAATACACTGCTGGGATTGAAGAAAGCCGGAAGCACCAGTTGTCTAGCACCACCGACCTCAGGGGGTGGTGGAGGATCGCGAAGTCTACCCCCAAGTCCCTGCTCATCCCGCAAG AATTCACTGATTGGAGGACTGGGCATAAGTAGTGAGTTATTTGAGGGTGCAGAGCCAAGCGTCGCAGCCCCCCTGATTTCGGGTGAATTAGATGACGGCCTTATGTCTCGTGCCAAAgaaactggaaaatttttattcaaagatTTACACGCCGAGGAgagaattgagaaaattaattcaatg ATGGGGAAATTGAAAGCGGCACTTGACGTAGAAACTACCTCAAGAGTAGAACTATCTCAGTCCACTGATATTGACAGTGTTAAATTGATAACGCAGAGTGACCTACGAGTCCAGGGACTATCCGTGTTATTATTGCATTACTGCGCTGGTTTGCAGCACGCCCAAGAGCTCCTGAATCGGCCTGAAGTCAAAAGTGAAtcacaaaaaacaaaaagagaataa
- the LOC135160958 gene encoding PDZ domain-containing protein 8 isoform X2: MDLFLMLILAVITFICGIICTLVVEFYILKIYVESAPPAKPPGKPPPHGKAELPDELVKDINKERQHSSRQNLQGNENLAINLTLQFLFNELRNAERVRLWMYRKLNNEFKELLTQTTTGRLFDSVQLRDLDLGTQFPMIKGLEVADSVINRDTGLLETLDLSLDLHYSGNFQLSIDVKMLLGKTAYLSLQVKRVSGRARLQFTRIPYTHWSLSFYSDPILELEVQSQFQGRQLQPQIVSLITGQIRRAIRRKHTLPRYKMRYKPFFRRLNDEDIDLSEVVTAQLTPGLLEVALIEVGRLHLPPSVFPAEELSQVDIYCTISVDSTPWVYLTQYGGIPYMVLDLIISKPSSHQLGVVFKQEVIPEIGQNCVVVETIVSGSPAAIAEMKKSDILVSVDGKKISNMTQVGKLVKSAAQRRFIIRVERRYVKCEGEKAHAKPEIEKILTNADKKVRNELNVESQVKFSDLRDSGDFDSSEKSDGGIKLFRRRKSSFQVCDEFVHIPDTPSRRISTASSHSTSSNPVISGDDFMAPCLSDLYSTTTEKNYASLINFEETRNFQIDNELQYLNIGVWAKCRGREVPPKIIGYINTPIKLILAQCSTNTTGHYLKCQALLPPDTASSFNSKLQGYSGFDPTLCYGDILLSYDWVSSEPQRRTTSADVKKETGTPKHVPHISEIVDKKPHDFIRTHFHRATHCDFCSKKIWLKDAVQCRDCGMVCHKKCEARCQASGNCGAEGLATMAFEVEEAETAVSIASDMGPEISLTSCEENVQNSLIGGLGISSELFEGAEPSVAAPLISGELDDGLMSRAKETGKFLFKDLHAEERIEKINSMMGKLKAALDVETTSRVELSQSTDIDSVKLITQSDLRVQGLSVLLLHYCAGLQHAQELLNRPEVKSESQKTKRE, from the exons ATGGACTTATTTCTGATGCTCATTCTGGCTGTGATTACATTTATTTGCGGTATAATATGTACTCTGGTCGTGGAATTTTATATACTGAAGATTTATGTCGAGTCAGCACCACCAGCAAAACCACCAGGCAAACCACCGCCGCATGGAAAAGCCGAATTACCTGATGAATTGGTGAAGGATATCAATAAGGAGAGACAGCATTCCAGCAGACAAAATTTAcagggaaatgaaaatttagctATTAATCTGACACTTCAGTTTCTGTTCAATGAGCTGAGGAATGCTGAACGAGTGAGATTGTGGATGTACAGGAAGttgaataatgaatttaaGGAGTTACTTACGCAAACTACTACTGGTCGTCTGTTTGATAGTGTTCAG TTACGTGATTTAGACCTTGGTACGCAGTTTCCTATGATCAAGGGTCTCGAAGTGGCCGATTCAGTAATCAATCGAGACACTGGATTGCTTGAGACTCTCGATCTCTCGTTGGATCTCCATTACTCCGGTAATTTCCAACTGTCTATAGATGTGAAAATGTTACTTGGAAAGACTGCCTACTTATCACTTCAGG TTAAGAGAGTTAGTGGGAGAGCTAGACTTCAGTTTACCAGAATTCCGTATACTCACTGGTCGCTGAGCTTCTACTCCGATCCAATACTCGAACTGGAAGTTCAATCTCAGTTTCAAGGACGTCAATTGCAGCCCCAGATAGTATCTCTCATTACGGGTCAAATTAGACGGGCAATTAGGAGGAAACACACACTACCAAGATACAAAATGCGGTACAAACCATTCTTCCGACGATTGAATGATGAGGACATTGATCTATCGGAG GTTGTCACAGCCCAACTGACACCTGGTCTTCTGGAGGTCGCCTTGATCGAGGTAGGCAGACTCCATCTTCCCCCGAGTGTGTTCCCAGCCGAAGAACTATCGCAAGTCGATATCTACTGCACCATCAGCGTCGACTCCACCCCCTGGGTGTACCTGACCCAGTACGGAGGGATTCCCTACATGGTCCTAGACCTCATAATCAGCAAGCCGAGTTCCCATCAGCTCGGTGTCGTTTTCAAACAAGAAGTCATTCCCGAAATCGGTCAAAATTGCGTCGTAGTCGAGACTATAGTCTCAGGAAGTCCAGCAGCAATTGCAGAGATGAAAAAGTCCGATATTCTGGTCTCCGTTGatggtaaaaaaatttccaacatgACACAGGTGGGAAAATTGGTGAAGAGTGCAGCCCAACGGAGGTTTATCATCAGAGTTGAGCGAAGATACGTGAAATGTGAAGGTGAAAAAGCTCATGCAAAACCAGAAATCGAGAAAATCTTGACGAATGCTGATAAAAAAGTGAGAAATGAATTGAATGTTGAGAGTCAAGTGAAATTCTCCGATCTGAGGGACTCGGGGGATTTCGATAGTTCAGAAAAATCAGACGGTGGAATTAAATTGTTCAGACGACGTAAGAGCAGTTTTCAAGTCTGCGATGAGTTTGTTCACATTCCTGACACTCCGTCCAGAAGAATATCAACGGCTTCGAGTCACTCCACGTCTAGCAATCCTGTCATCAGTGGTGATGATTTTATGGCTCCTTGTTTGAGTGATTTGTACTCGACAACTACCGAAAAGAATTATGCGTCGCttattaattttgaagagacgagaaattttcaaattgataACGAACTGCAGTACTTAAATATTGGGGTCTGGGCCAAGTGTAGGGGCAGGGAGGTGCCTCCGAAGATTATTGGGTACATCAATACTCCTATTAAGCTGATTCTTGCTCAGTGCTCTACCAACACCACTGGGCATTACTTGAAGTGTCAGGCTCTTCTGCCGCCAGACACCG CATCGAGTTTCAACTCAAAACTACAGGGATATTCGGGTTTCGATCCTACCCTCTGCTATGGGGACATCCTTCTATCTTACGACTGGGTCTCCAGCGAACCGCAGAGAAGGACCACAAGTGCTGACGTCAAGAAAGAAACTGGAACACCGAAGCATGTGCCGCATATTAGTGAAATCGTGGATAAAAAACCTCATGATTTCATTCGGACGCATTTTCATCGAGCAACTCATTGCGACTTTTGTTCGAAAAAG ATTTGGCTGAAAGACGCGGTACAATGTCGTGACTGTGGAATGGTGTGTCATAAAAAGTGTGAAGCACGTTGCCAAGCGTCTGGCAATTGTGGTGCAGAAGGCTTGGCGACAATGGCCTTTGAGGTAGAGGAAGCTGAAACAGCAGTTAGCATTGCTAGTGATATGGGACCGGAGATATCACTGACCAGTTGTGAAGAAAACGTTCAG AATTCACTGATTGGAGGACTGGGCATAAGTAGTGAGTTATTTGAGGGTGCAGAGCCAAGCGTCGCAGCCCCCCTGATTTCGGGTGAATTAGATGACGGCCTTATGTCTCGTGCCAAAgaaactggaaaatttttattcaaagatTTACACGCCGAGGAgagaattgagaaaattaattcaatg ATGGGGAAATTGAAAGCGGCACTTGACGTAGAAACTACCTCAAGAGTAGAACTATCTCAGTCCACTGATATTGACAGTGTTAAATTGATAACGCAGAGTGACCTACGAGTCCAGGGACTATCCGTGTTATTATTGCATTACTGCGCTGGTTTGCAGCACGCCCAAGAGCTCCTGAATCGGCCTGAAGTCAAAAGTGAAtcacaaaaaacaaaaagagaataa